Proteins encoded within one genomic window of Macaca thibetana thibetana isolate TM-01 chromosome 3, ASM2454274v1, whole genome shotgun sequence:
- the LOC126950852 gene encoding uncharacterized protein LOC126950852 has protein sequence MLGILGCWHPYVLFFSLRDNSRLCKKCNLCPTRSPQSLPPYPSVPLTPSPTNKDRPSTQTVQKERDKGVNNEPKSANIPRLCPLQAVGGREFGPVRVHVSFALSDLKQIKIDLGKFSDNPDGYTDVLQGLGSFDLTWRGIMLLLNQTLTPNERSAALTAAREFGGLWYLSQVNDRMTTEEREQFPTGQQAVPSVDLHWDTESEHGDWCRRHLLTCMLEGLRKTRKQPMNYSMMSTITQGREENPTAFLMRLREALRKHTSLSPDSIEGQLILKDKFITQSAADIRKKNFKSPP, from the exons ATGTTGGGCATACTG GGGTGCTGGCAtccctatgttctttttttttcattaagagaCAACTCGCGATTATGTAAAAAGTGTAATTTATGCCCTACAAGAAGTCCTCAGAGCCTACCTCCCTACCCCAGTGTCCCCCTGACTCCTTCCCCAACTAATAAGGACCGCCCTTCAACCCAAACGGTCCAGAAGGAGAGAGACAAAGGGGTAAACAATGAACCAAAGAGTGCCAATATTCCCCGATTATGCCCCCTCCAAGCAGTGGGAGGAAGAGAATTTGGCCCAGTCagagtgcatgtatcttttgcTCTCTCagacttaaagcaaattaaaatagacctaggtaaattctcagataaccctgatggctatactgatgttttacaagggttaggatcctttgatctgacatggagagGTATAATGTTACTGCTAAATCAGACACTAACACCAAATGAGAGAAGTGCCGCCCTAActgcagcccgagagtttggcggtctctggtatctcagtcaggtcaatgataggatgaccacagaggaaagagaacaattccccacaggccagcaggcagttcccagtgtagaccttcactgggacacagaatcagaacatggagattggtgccgcagacatttgctaacttgcatgctagaaggactaaggaaaacCAGGAAGCAGcctatgaattattcaatgatgtccactataacacagggaagggaagaaaatcctactgcTTTTCTGATGAGACTAAGGGAGGCATTGAGGAAGCATACCTccctgtcacctgactctattgaaggccaactaatcttaaaggataagtttatcactcagtcagctgcagacattagaaaaaaaaacttcaaaagtccaCCTTAG
- the LOC126949996 gene encoding 60S ribosomal protein L24-like — translation MKVELCSFSGYKIYPGHGRRYARTDGKVFQFLNAKCESAFLSKRNPGQINWTVLYRRKHKKGQSEEIQKKRTRRAVKFQKAITGASLADIMAKRNQKPEVRKAQGDQAIRAAKEAKKAKQASKKTAMAAAKAPTKAAPKQKIVKPVKVSAPRVGGKR, via the coding sequence ATGAAGGTGGAGCTGTGCAGTTTTAGCGGGTACAAGATCTACCCTGGACACGGGAGGCGCTACGCCAGGACCGACGGGAAGGTTTTCCAGTTTCTTAATGCAAAATGCGAGTCGGCGTTCCTTTCCAAGAGGAATCCTGGGCAGATAAACTGGACTGTCCTCTACAGAAGGAAGCACAAAAAGGGTCAGTcggaagaaattcaaaagaaaagaacccGCCGAGCAGTCAAATTCCAGAAGGCCATTACTGGTGCATCTCTTGCTGATATAATGGCCAAGAGGAATCAGAAACCTGAAGTTAGAAAGGCCCAAGGAGACCAAGCTATCAGGGCTGCTAAGGAAGCAAAAAAGGCTAAGCAAGCATCTAAAAAGACTGCAATGGCTGCTGCTAAGGCACCTACAAAGGCAGCACCAAAGCAAAAGATTGTGAAGCCTGTGAAAGTTTCAGCTCCCCGAGTTGGTGGAAAACGCTAA